The Natrarchaeobaculum sulfurireducens genome segment CGAGCACCCTGACATAGTGCTCACAAAGACAGTCACACACGACCAAAGTGCGAAAGTCAAGTCGGTGTTAGAGGCAGGAACTGATCCTACATCGGGGAAGTTTTTCTATCGCATACAGTCATCTGATTTCCGCCAGTTCGAAGACGGGCTACGGAAGGATCACACCATTGGCGAGTTTGAACGGGTTATCGAGACCAGAGACGAGAAGGCGATCTATAGTTTCACGTACACAGACGAATCGAAGATTATCTCGCCAATTATTTCGACCGCGAACGGTGTCATACTCGACATGAAAAACGACGGAAACAGTTGGGTTCTAACAGTGTGGATGCCTGATCGGACGAATCTGGCCACTCTATGGGACTATGCAGAACAGAACGGCATTGATATCGGTTTGCTGCGCGTGAACGAATACGCTAGTTTAGGGAGTACAGACGCAGGATTGACCGATAGCCAACGAGAGGCACTCCTCGTCGCACTCGACACAGGGTATTTCGAAGACCCACGGAACGCAACTCTCAGCGAAGTGGCCACTAATCTGGATATCTCTCAACCTGCAGCCAGTGGCCTCCTTCGGCGTGGGATCAAACGACTCATCATTTCTTCTCTGATGGATGACAGTGAAAAGCCAGATTGATGATCCAGGTTCGAAGAGCC includes the following:
- a CDS encoding helix-turn-helix domain-containing protein; its protein translation is MSDIKAVVRIEHPDIVLTKTVTHDQSAKVKSVLEAGTDPTSGKFFYRIQSSDFRQFEDGLRKDHTIGEFERVIETRDEKAIYSFTYTDESKIISPIISTANGVILDMKNDGNSWVLTVWMPDRTNLATLWDYAEQNGIDIGLLRVNEYASLGSTDAGLTDSQREALLVALDTGYFEDPRNATLSEVATNLDISQPAASGLLRRGIKRLIISSLMDDSEKPD